One window of Artemia franciscana chromosome 16, ASM3288406v1, whole genome shotgun sequence genomic DNA carries:
- the LOC136036833 gene encoding uncharacterized protein LOC136036833, with amino-acid sequence MPNEAERMKLAVHAVLELKLSQRATAKKYEIPETTLCRYGNKARNASDDKKLALKFEPNYKVCQVLTDELEQQLHDYLIKACKMHHGLTRLNVRQFAFEIAKMNQLKVPSTWHEKKMTGKDWYYSYMKRFPDLSIRKAEGTSLARATAFNRITVNEFYDNLENVMNKFKFQPSDIYNLDETGATTVQRPPNVIAPKGHKQVGQVTSAERGELTTVCCTINAQGNFLPPYFVFPRKRFGSQLMNGAPPGSGGSGSAKGWVTSDIFLLVLEHVVKHAHCTKERPILLIEDNHSSHVSIQAIQYCKDNGIVVLTLPPHTSGKLQPLDRTVYKSFKNYYNIACNDWMVSNPGETIDISIIAQLVGKAFQLSFTQKNIVSGFAATGIFPFNRLLFTDNDFLASAMTDRPNPNPSAAPEAEEVEQELNSHNEAGPSSASPSAASPTAVTPKL; translated from the coding sequence ATGCCTAATGAAGCAGAGCGTATGAAGCTTGCCGTGCACGCGGTACTGGAATTGAAGCTTTCACAACGGGCTACTGCCAAAAAATACGAGATCCCAGAGACAACACTCTGTCGATATGGAAATAAGGCTCGCAACGCGTCGGACGATAAAAAGCTGGCTTTAAAATTTGAGCCGAATTACAAAGTCTGTCAAGTGTTAACTGATGAACTTGAACAGCAACTTCACGATTATTTGATAAAGGCATGCAAAATGCACCATGGTTTGACACGGCTCAACGTCCGCCAATTCGCTTTCGAAATTGCAAAGATGAACCAATTGAAGGTGCCATCAACATGGCATGAGAAAAAGATGACAGGGAAAGACTGGTATTACAGTTACATGAAACGCTTCCCAGACCTGTCTATCCGCAAAGCGGAGGGAACAAGCTTGGCCAGAGCCACGGCATTCAACAGAATAACTGTAAACGAGTTCTATGACAACTTGGAGAATGTTATGAATAAGTTTAAGTTTCAGCCTagtgatatttataacttagatGAGACGGGGGCAACAACAGTGCAGAGACCACCGAATGTGATAGCACCCAAGGGGCACAAACAGGTGGGCCAAGTGACTTCTGCTGAGCGAGGCGAACTGACCACAGTCTGCTGCACCATCAATGCTCAAGGTAATTTCTTGCCACCTTACTTCGTCTTCCCAAGGAAAAGATTTGGCTCCCAGTTGATGAATGGTGCACCACCAGGCAGTGGCGGTAGCGGTTCTGCCAAAGGATGGGTGACATCTGACATTTTCCTGCTTGTCCTCGAACATGTTGTGAAACATGCCCACTGTACAAAAGAGAGACCCATATTGCTGATAGAAGACAACCACTCTTCTCATGTGTCGATCCAGGCCATTCAGTACTGCAAAGATAACGGGATAGTGGTTCTGACTTTGCCACCCCACACCAGCGGAAAGCTACAGCCACTGGACAGAACAGTCTACAAATCATTCAAAAACTACTACAACATCGCCTGCAATGACTGGATGGTCAGCAACCCCGGAGAGACGATTGACATCTCTATCATCGCTCAACTTGTTGGAAAGGCCTTCCAACTCTCCttcacacagaaaaacataGTCAGTGGCTTTGCTGCTACTGGGATTTTCCCCTTCAACCGCCTACTTTTCACAGACAACGATTTTCTCGCATCAGCTATGACTGACAGACCAAACCCTAATCCCAGCGCAGCTCCAGAGGCCGAAGAAGTCGAGCAAGAATTGAATAGTCATAACGAAGCGGGTCCAAGCTCTGCCTCCCCAAGCGCTGCCTCCCCTACCGCCGTTACACCGAAGCTGTAA